The following are from one region of the Amia ocellicauda isolate fAmiCal2 chromosome 1, fAmiCal2.hap1, whole genome shotgun sequence genome:
- the LOC136754673 gene encoding transcriptional-regulating factor 1 isoform X2 — translation MGDQPVYKTNHIVNCTDSRYFQQQQNSLSAMNHSYSTPGMESLQSPVSPHFDSQDGSAVKPFPGMVEVSKAAGSWPGPVSNHRNSMGNAGVMWSSPTQGEAPDVADSSNSGGGYQYSMTGQSNANGQPKITSSVLQKLDSFTQVFSNQNLRIHQGNGIANSLAQHLQVGLPPSLPVTATDSALCQLLSHKPPGHEAQQVAIQQQQQQPQQRYQLEQQMQMQPKQQHVQELHQHHQQQQQQLYYEFQQQQQQQQQQQLQQQQRAAQLQHLHQALQHQQQMQSLQSQQQLIQQQQQSQYYLQQQPPAQAQLPAQALVLQQLQQQQQQQQQQQQRSVYYPQQAHAAMHQGQQPMQPPASLPHYSQNRKAVQQQQQQQPPPAQPPYSPVEPAHPSMQHLQLPAGQQYYYQEPQEPYRQLYQHSVHLQQPAQVQARDELGLQSPGKQYLPEPGCHLLDPHTQDLGELVSGVQGVPKKREDGLACPEPSPTLPMACGPLQQGQRSVREAMPTIQLVSSKGGVQRQHLSPSPHWTQVSLPNVKADRSSPDHISALLEREDMKNRLLCSMCQKEFKSLPALNGHMRSHGGMRALPVPKQDSVRQAQKSEKPVRGGQQDKKKYRHRPEPLIIPSPCPGLTGGGATLFQSQLRSPRVLGEPPPYTPPPMLSPVRLGSGLFSSVSSSLFHAGMPLTPATPRMLLCRTSSVDGGAVAVTPGPGEQAMDVEPRINIGARFQAVVPELRRYSRVEKDVHKASMVWTPWAELDTPETQQKVNHLVNMACSSVLPGGGTNAEFALHCLFECKGNFMATLEKLLILKPSRPKSHPLADYHYAGSDKWTVLEKKQLNKALAVYNKDFFLVQKMVKTKTVAQCVEYYYTWKKRLRLGKQPRPRLANQESEDMASGEEVGLESDELEEDRKSIKEEEPPGPRSPDQELPLCVEAADHISALSNASFVCEVPNCGSIFNSKQALNGHARIHSNTSQAQRPIPGSKPKAASQSGHGSVKNSPAHSTTSGDTDPTVIFPCKECGKVFFKIKSRNAHMKTHRQQEDPERRRTQRAPESVELHAAYRAPPPVPIAPLPLPFDHMGMVKRVKTEEEEEEEEDTLMNAHLLLVREPGEYLAGEEL, via the exons ATGGGGGACCAGCCTGTCTACAAGACCAACCACATTGTGAATTGCACTGACAGCAGGTATTTCCAGCAGCAGCAAAACTCCTTGTCTGCAATGAACCACAGCTACAGCACGCCTGGCATGGAGTCACTGCAGTCCCCGGTCTCACCCCATTTTGACTCCCAGGACGGCTCCGCGGTGAAGCCTTTTCCAGGGATGGTGGAGGTTTCCAAAGCTGCCGGTTCATGGCCAGGGCCTGTCAGCAACCACAGGAACAGCATGGGCAACGCCGGCGTAATGTGGAGCTCCCCCACGCAGGGAGAGGCTCCGGACGTGGCCGACAGCAGCAACAGTGGCGGGGGCTACCAGTACAGCATGACAGGGCAGAGCAACGCCAACGGGCAGCCCAAAATCACCAGCAGCGTCTTACAGAAGCTGGACTCCTTTACCCAGGTCTTTTCCAACCAGAACCTGCGCATCCACCAGGGCAATGGCATCGCCAACAGCCTGGCTCAGCACCTGCAAGTGGGCCTCCCCCCTTCTCTGCCCGTCACCGCCACAGACAGTGCCCTCTGCCAACTCCTTTCCCATAAACCCCCAGGGCACGAAGCACAGCAGGTGGCcatacagcagcagcaacaacaaccccAGCAGAGGTACCAACTGGAGCAGCAGATGCAGATGCAGCCCAAACAGCAGCATGTCCAAGAGCTGCATCAACACcaccagcaacagcagcagcagctgtatTATGAgttccagcagcagcagcagcagcagcagcagcagcagctccagcagcaACAGAGAGCGGCCCAACTGCAGCACCTGCACCAGGCCCTGCAGCACCAGCAGCAGATGCAAAGCCTACAGTCCCAGCAGCAGCTcatacagcagcagcagcaaagtCAGTACTACTTACAGCAGCAGCCTCCAGCACAAGCACAGCTCCCTGCCCAGGCGCTGGTCCTGCAGCAGctacagcaacagcagcagcagcagcagcaacagcagcagcgcaGTGTGTACTACCCCCAGCAAGCCCACGCCGCCATGCATCAGGGGCAGCAGCCCATGCAGCCTCCAGCCAGCCTGCCTCACTACAGTCAGAACCGGAAAGccgtgcagcagcagcagcagcagcagccgccaCCAGCACAGCCCCCATACTCGCCCGTGGAGCCGGCCCACCCCTCCATGCAGCACCTCCAGCTCCCCGCGGGGCAGCAGTATTACTACCAGGAGCCGCAGGAGCCATACAGACAGTTGTACCAGCACAGTGTGCACTTGCAGCAGCCGGCCCAGGTCCAGGCCCGGGATGAGCTGGGCCTCCAGTCGCCGGGCAAGCAGTACCTCCCTGAGCCCGGCTGTCACCTGCTCGATCCCCACACCCAGGACCTGGGGGAGCTGGTGTCTGGAGTCCAGGGTGTCCCCAAGAAGAGAGAAGATGGCCTGGCCTGTCCAGAACCTTCTCCTACACTGCCCATGGCATGCGGCCCGCTCCAGCAGGGTCAGAGGTCAGTCCGAGAGGCCATGCCAACCATCCAGCTGGTGAGCAGCAAAGGAGGGGTCCAGCGGCAGCACCTCTCTCCCAGCCCCCATTGGACACAG GTGTCTTTACCAAACGTCAAGGCAGACCGTTCTTCTCCAGATCACATCAG CGCTCTGCTAGAGAGAGAAGACATGAAGAACAGACTGTTGTGCTCCATGTGTCAGAAGGAATTCAAAAGTCTGCCGGCGCTCAACGGACACATGCGCTCTCATGGGGGTATGAGGGCTCTGCCAGTACCCAAACAG GACTCCGTCCGCCAGGCCCAGAAGTCGGAGAAGCCGGTGCGGGGGGGGCAGCAGGACAAGAAGAAGTACCGCCACCGACCGGAACCGCTCATCATCCCGTCGCCCTGCCCGGGCCTGACCGGTGGGGGTGCCACTCTGTTCCAGAGCCAGCTGCGCTCCCCGCGGGTCCTGGGGGAGCCCCCACCCTACACCCCGCCCCCCATGCTGAGTCCGGTGCGCCTGGGCTCGGGCCTCTTCAGCAGCGTGAGCAGCAGCCTCTTCCATGCCGGCATGCCCCTCACGCCTGCGACTCCGCGCATGCTGCTCTGCAGGACCA GCAGTGTGGACGGCGGCGCAGTGGCGGTGACACCAGGGCCAGGAGAGCAGGCCATGGATGTGGAGCC ACGTATCAACATCGGCGCGCGGTTCCAGGCGGTGGTTCCGGAGCTGCGGAGATATTCCCGGGTGGAGAAAGACGTTCACAAGGCCAGCATGGTCTGGACCCCCTGGGCAGAGCTGGACACCCCCGAGACTCAGCAGAAAG TGAACCACCTGGTGAACATGGCCTGCTCCAGCGTCCTGCCGGGCGGGGGTACCAACGCCGAGTTCGCTCTGCACTGTCTGTTCGAGTGCAAAGGCAACTTCATG gctacACTGGAGAAGCTGCTAATTCTGAAGCCCTCAAGACCAAAATCCCATCCTCTTGCTGATTACCACTATGCTG GATCTGATAAGTGGACAGTCCTGGAGAAGAAGCAGCTAAATAAAGCCCTGGCTGTATACAACAAGGACTTCTTTCTCGTCCAGAAAATG GTGAAGACTAAAACAGTGGCACAGTGCGTTGAGTACTATTACACCTGGAAGAAGAGGCTGCGTCTTGGCAAGCAACCCCGGCCTCGCCTTGCTAACCAGGAGAGTGAAGACATG GCCAGTGGAGAGGAGGTGGGGCTGGAATCGGACGAGCTGGAGGAGGACAGAAAGTCCATCAAGGAAGAGGAGCCTCCAGGCCCCAGGTCTCCCGATCAGGAGCTCCCGCTGTGCGTCGAGGCAGCAGACCACATCTCGGCTCTATCCAATGCCTCTTTTGTGTGTGAGGTCCCCAACTGTGGGTCT ATTTTCAACTCCAAGCAGGCTCTGAATGGTCACGCTCGCATCCACAGCAACACCAGCCAGGCCCAGCGGCCCATTCCCGGCAGCAAACCCAAAGCAGCATCACAGTCGGGCCACGGCTCGGTCAAGAACTCCCCCGCTCACAGCACCACCAGCGGAGACACGGACCCCACCGTCATCTTCCCCTGTAAAGAGTGCGGAAA GGTGTTCTTCAAAATCAAGAGCCGCAACGCCCACATGAAGACGCACCGGCAGCAGGAAGACCCCGAGCGCAGGAGGACGCAGCGGGCGCCGGAGAGCGTGGAGCTGCACGCGGCCTACCGCGCCCCTCCACCCGTGCCCATCGCGCCCCTGCCGCTACCCTTTGACCACATGGGTATGGTGAAGCGGGTAAagactgaggaggaggaggaggaggaagaggacacCCTGATGAACGCGCACTTGCTGCTGGTGCGGGAGCCGGGCGAGTACCTGGCGGGGGAGGAGCTGTGA
- the LOC136754673 gene encoding transcriptional-regulating factor 1 isoform X1: protein MGDQPVYKTNHIVNCTDSRYFQQQQNSLSAMNHSYSTPGMESLQSPVSPHFDSQDGSAVKPFPGMVEVSKAAGSWPGPVSNHRNSMGNAGVMWSSPTQGEAPDVADSSNSGGGYQYSMTGQSNANGQPKITSSVLQKLDSFTQVFSNQNLRIHQGNGIANSLAQHLQVGLPPSLPVTATDSALCQLLSHKPPGHEAQQVAIQQQQQQPQQRYQLEQQMQMQPKQQHVQELHQHHQQQQQQLYYEFQQQQQQQQQQQLQQQQRAAQLQHLHQALQHQQQMQSLQSQQQLIQQQQQSQYYLQQQPPAQAQLPAQALVLQQLQQQQQQQQQQQQRSVYYPQQAHAAMHQGQQPMQPPASLPHYSQNRKAVQQQQQQQPPPAQPPYSPVEPAHPSMQHLQLPAGQQYYYQEPQEPYRQLYQHSVHLQQPAQVQARDELGLQSPGKQYLPEPGCHLLDPHTQDLGELVSGVQGVPKKREDGLACPEPSPTLPMACGPLQQGQRSVREAMPTIQLVSSKGGVQRQHLSPSPHWTQVSLPNVKADRSSPDHISALLEREDMKNRLLCSMCQKEFKSLPALNGHMRSHGGMRALPVPKQEEGDTQLPKEVEPLLPIVMPVSVPVKLSPARCRAPGSEAAPRALQTGDPSKPMQQQRRPQQQHLPLGSGAAHPSAVPSDSVRQAQKSEKPVRGGQQDKKKYRHRPEPLIIPSPCPGLTGGGATLFQSQLRSPRVLGEPPPYTPPPMLSPVRLGSGLFSSVSSSLFHAGMPLTPATPRMLLCRTSSVDGGAVAVTPGPGEQAMDVEPRINIGARFQAVVPELRRYSRVEKDVHKASMVWTPWAELDTPETQQKVNHLVNMACSSVLPGGGTNAEFALHCLFECKGNFMATLEKLLILKPSRPKSHPLADYHYAGSDKWTVLEKKQLNKALAVYNKDFFLVQKMVKTKTVAQCVEYYYTWKKRLRLGKQPRPRLANQESEDMASGEEVGLESDELEEDRKSIKEEEPPGPRSPDQELPLCVEAADHISALSNASFVCEVPNCGSIFNSKQALNGHARIHSNTSQAQRPIPGSKPKAASQSGHGSVKNSPAHSTTSGDTDPTVIFPCKECGKVFFKIKSRNAHMKTHRQQEDPERRRTQRAPESVELHAAYRAPPPVPIAPLPLPFDHMGMVKRVKTEEEEEEEEDTLMNAHLLLVREPGEYLAGEEL, encoded by the exons ATGGGGGACCAGCCTGTCTACAAGACCAACCACATTGTGAATTGCACTGACAGCAGGTATTTCCAGCAGCAGCAAAACTCCTTGTCTGCAATGAACCACAGCTACAGCACGCCTGGCATGGAGTCACTGCAGTCCCCGGTCTCACCCCATTTTGACTCCCAGGACGGCTCCGCGGTGAAGCCTTTTCCAGGGATGGTGGAGGTTTCCAAAGCTGCCGGTTCATGGCCAGGGCCTGTCAGCAACCACAGGAACAGCATGGGCAACGCCGGCGTAATGTGGAGCTCCCCCACGCAGGGAGAGGCTCCGGACGTGGCCGACAGCAGCAACAGTGGCGGGGGCTACCAGTACAGCATGACAGGGCAGAGCAACGCCAACGGGCAGCCCAAAATCACCAGCAGCGTCTTACAGAAGCTGGACTCCTTTACCCAGGTCTTTTCCAACCAGAACCTGCGCATCCACCAGGGCAATGGCATCGCCAACAGCCTGGCTCAGCACCTGCAAGTGGGCCTCCCCCCTTCTCTGCCCGTCACCGCCACAGACAGTGCCCTCTGCCAACTCCTTTCCCATAAACCCCCAGGGCACGAAGCACAGCAGGTGGCcatacagcagcagcaacaacaaccccAGCAGAGGTACCAACTGGAGCAGCAGATGCAGATGCAGCCCAAACAGCAGCATGTCCAAGAGCTGCATCAACACcaccagcaacagcagcagcagctgtatTATGAgttccagcagcagcagcagcagcagcagcagcagcagctccagcagcaACAGAGAGCGGCCCAACTGCAGCACCTGCACCAGGCCCTGCAGCACCAGCAGCAGATGCAAAGCCTACAGTCCCAGCAGCAGCTcatacagcagcagcagcaaagtCAGTACTACTTACAGCAGCAGCCTCCAGCACAAGCACAGCTCCCTGCCCAGGCGCTGGTCCTGCAGCAGctacagcaacagcagcagcagcagcagcaacagcagcagcgcaGTGTGTACTACCCCCAGCAAGCCCACGCCGCCATGCATCAGGGGCAGCAGCCCATGCAGCCTCCAGCCAGCCTGCCTCACTACAGTCAGAACCGGAAAGccgtgcagcagcagcagcagcagcagccgccaCCAGCACAGCCCCCATACTCGCCCGTGGAGCCGGCCCACCCCTCCATGCAGCACCTCCAGCTCCCCGCGGGGCAGCAGTATTACTACCAGGAGCCGCAGGAGCCATACAGACAGTTGTACCAGCACAGTGTGCACTTGCAGCAGCCGGCCCAGGTCCAGGCCCGGGATGAGCTGGGCCTCCAGTCGCCGGGCAAGCAGTACCTCCCTGAGCCCGGCTGTCACCTGCTCGATCCCCACACCCAGGACCTGGGGGAGCTGGTGTCTGGAGTCCAGGGTGTCCCCAAGAAGAGAGAAGATGGCCTGGCCTGTCCAGAACCTTCTCCTACACTGCCCATGGCATGCGGCCCGCTCCAGCAGGGTCAGAGGTCAGTCCGAGAGGCCATGCCAACCATCCAGCTGGTGAGCAGCAAAGGAGGGGTCCAGCGGCAGCACCTCTCTCCCAGCCCCCATTGGACACAG GTGTCTTTACCAAACGTCAAGGCAGACCGTTCTTCTCCAGATCACATCAG CGCTCTGCTAGAGAGAGAAGACATGAAGAACAGACTGTTGTGCTCCATGTGTCAGAAGGAATTCAAAAGTCTGCCGGCGCTCAACGGACACATGCGCTCTCATGGGGGTATGAGGGCTCTGCCAGTACCCAAACAG GAAGAAGGGGACACACAGCTGCCCAAAGAGGTGGAGCCCCTGCTTCCCATCGTCATGCCTGTGTCTGTGCCTGTAAAGCTCTCTCCTGCTCGCTGCCGCGCCCCTGGCTCCGAGGCGGCCCCCCGTGCCCTGCAGACCGGCGACCCTTCCAAGCCCATGCAGCAGCAGCGGCGGCCGCAGCAGCAGCATTTGCCCCTCGGCTCTGGAGCGGCCCACCCTAGTGCCGTCCCCTCT GACTCCGTCCGCCAGGCCCAGAAGTCGGAGAAGCCGGTGCGGGGGGGGCAGCAGGACAAGAAGAAGTACCGCCACCGACCGGAACCGCTCATCATCCCGTCGCCCTGCCCGGGCCTGACCGGTGGGGGTGCCACTCTGTTCCAGAGCCAGCTGCGCTCCCCGCGGGTCCTGGGGGAGCCCCCACCCTACACCCCGCCCCCCATGCTGAGTCCGGTGCGCCTGGGCTCGGGCCTCTTCAGCAGCGTGAGCAGCAGCCTCTTCCATGCCGGCATGCCCCTCACGCCTGCGACTCCGCGCATGCTGCTCTGCAGGACCA GCAGTGTGGACGGCGGCGCAGTGGCGGTGACACCAGGGCCAGGAGAGCAGGCCATGGATGTGGAGCC ACGTATCAACATCGGCGCGCGGTTCCAGGCGGTGGTTCCGGAGCTGCGGAGATATTCCCGGGTGGAGAAAGACGTTCACAAGGCCAGCATGGTCTGGACCCCCTGGGCAGAGCTGGACACCCCCGAGACTCAGCAGAAAG TGAACCACCTGGTGAACATGGCCTGCTCCAGCGTCCTGCCGGGCGGGGGTACCAACGCCGAGTTCGCTCTGCACTGTCTGTTCGAGTGCAAAGGCAACTTCATG gctacACTGGAGAAGCTGCTAATTCTGAAGCCCTCAAGACCAAAATCCCATCCTCTTGCTGATTACCACTATGCTG GATCTGATAAGTGGACAGTCCTGGAGAAGAAGCAGCTAAATAAAGCCCTGGCTGTATACAACAAGGACTTCTTTCTCGTCCAGAAAATG GTGAAGACTAAAACAGTGGCACAGTGCGTTGAGTACTATTACACCTGGAAGAAGAGGCTGCGTCTTGGCAAGCAACCCCGGCCTCGCCTTGCTAACCAGGAGAGTGAAGACATG GCCAGTGGAGAGGAGGTGGGGCTGGAATCGGACGAGCTGGAGGAGGACAGAAAGTCCATCAAGGAAGAGGAGCCTCCAGGCCCCAGGTCTCCCGATCAGGAGCTCCCGCTGTGCGTCGAGGCAGCAGACCACATCTCGGCTCTATCCAATGCCTCTTTTGTGTGTGAGGTCCCCAACTGTGGGTCT ATTTTCAACTCCAAGCAGGCTCTGAATGGTCACGCTCGCATCCACAGCAACACCAGCCAGGCCCAGCGGCCCATTCCCGGCAGCAAACCCAAAGCAGCATCACAGTCGGGCCACGGCTCGGTCAAGAACTCCCCCGCTCACAGCACCACCAGCGGAGACACGGACCCCACCGTCATCTTCCCCTGTAAAGAGTGCGGAAA GGTGTTCTTCAAAATCAAGAGCCGCAACGCCCACATGAAGACGCACCGGCAGCAGGAAGACCCCGAGCGCAGGAGGACGCAGCGGGCGCCGGAGAGCGTGGAGCTGCACGCGGCCTACCGCGCCCCTCCACCCGTGCCCATCGCGCCCCTGCCGCTACCCTTTGACCACATGGGTATGGTGAAGCGGGTAAagactgaggaggaggaggaggaggaagaggacacCCTGATGAACGCGCACTTGCTGCTGGTGCGGGAGCCGGGCGAGTACCTGGCGGGGGAGGAGCTGTGA